Proteins found in one Primulina eburnea isolate SZY01 chromosome 16, ASM2296580v1, whole genome shotgun sequence genomic segment:
- the LOC140817200 gene encoding uncharacterized protein isoform X2, which yields MEDTEAMVEGGPLEQVPGEENESRTLNSEQIEMEIAQILDKINNFTQMVSELLDSGKLMLKELSNEFEERVVFLWQNSQGANGKVARGDQGTAFAGCCK from the exons ATGGAGGATACGGAGGCAATGGTGGAAGGAGGGCCTCTTGAACAGGTTCCAGGAGAAGAAAATGAGTCAAGAACTTTGAATTCTGAGCAAATCGAGATGGAGATTGCTCAGATTCTTGACAAGATCAATAACTTTACTCAAATG GTATCTGAGTTGCTAGATTCGGGGAAGTTGATGCTGAAGGAATTGAGTAATGAATTTGAAGAACGGGTTGTTTT TCTTTGGCAGAATTCACAAGGAGCAAATGGAAAAGTGGCAAGAGGAGATCAAGGAACTGCGTTTGCTGGATGCTGCAAATGA
- the LOC140817199 gene encoding uncharacterized protein C24B11.05-like: MEDNRKSSVGKYDFALFDMDDTLYPLSLGINLACRRNIEEYMLHHLHIEESEVASMCLELYKEHGTTMAGLKMIGYEFDNDEFHAYVHGRLPYHLLKPDPLLRNLLLSMPQRKIIFTNADQAHAARVLSRLGLEDCFQGVICFETLNPSAQEGKDAIQVENQDFSLKPRILCKPSLQGTEEAIRIANVDPCKTIFFDDSIRNIASGKAAGLHTVIVGRSTLVPGADYALNSIHNLREAIPEIWEDEGEHLEQVIQPSAVETVVLA; encoded by the exons ATGGAAGATAATAGAAAGTCCAGCGTTGGTAAATACGATTTTGCCCTATTTG ATATGGATGACACTTTGTACCCCTTGAGCTTGGGAATCAACTTGGCTTGTAGGAGAAATATAGAAG AATACATGTTGCACCACCTGCATATTGAAGAAAGTGAGGTTGCAAGTATGTGCTTGGAGTTGTACAAAGAGCATGGTACAACAATGGCTGGGCTCAAG atgattggatatgaattcgataacgatgagTTTCATGCTTATGTCCATGGAAGATTACCCTATCATCTGCTGAAACCTGATCCACTTCTCAGGAATCTACTTCTTTCCATGCCCCAAAGAAAAATA ATATTCACAAATGCGGACCAAGCACATGCAGCCCGAGTTCTTAGCAGATTGGGATTGGAAGACTGTTTCCAAGGGGTCATATGTTTTGAAACTCTCAACCCTTCTGCCCAAGAGGGAAAAGATGCAATTCAAGTCGAGAATCAAGATTTCAGTTTGAAGCCTCGAATTCTATGCAAACCTTCTCTACAAGGAACTGAAGAAGCAATTCGCATTGCAAATGTTGATCCATGCAAAACA ATATTCTTCGATGATAGCATTAGGAACATTGCCAGTGGAAAAGCAGCAGGGCTTCACACAGTAATA GTGGGGAGATCAACGTTAGTACCAGGTGCAGATTATGCCTTAAACAGCATACACAATCTAAGAGAAGCAATACCTGAAATATGGGAAGATGAAGGGGAGCATTTGGAGCAAGTAATCCAGCCTTCTGCAGTAGAAACTGTTGTACTAGCATAG
- the LOC140817200 gene encoding uncharacterized protein isoform X1: protein MEDTEAMVEGGPLEQVPGEENESRTLNSEQIEMEIAQILDKINNFTQMVSELLDSGKLMLKELSNEFEERVVLIHKEQMEKWQEEIKELRLLDAANEETDALLHNAKFLLQSIPGGTSQ from the exons ATGGAGGATACGGAGGCAATGGTGGAAGGAGGGCCTCTTGAACAGGTTCCAGGAGAAGAAAATGAGTCAAGAACTTTGAATTCTGAGCAAATCGAGATGGAGATTGCTCAGATTCTTGACAAGATCAATAACTTTACTCAAATG GTATCTGAGTTGCTAGATTCGGGGAAGTTGATGCTGAAGGAATTGAGTAATGAATTTGAAGAACGGGTTGTTTT AATTCACAAGGAGCAAATGGAAAAGTGGCAAGAGGAGATCAAGGAACTGCGTTTGCTGGATGCTGCAAATGAGGAGACTGATGCACTTTTGCACAATGCCAAATTTCTACTTCAGAGCATTCCAGGTGGAACCTCACAGTAA